In one window of Opitutaceae bacterium DNA:
- a CDS encoding aldehyde dehydrogenase family protein — MTESSENHATVAEITSAIFRRLGVERDSPGVFNGEWFGSGAWLEKHSPIDGSLIGRVAQGSRTDYEAVIPRVQEAYATWRSLPAPRRGDVIRQFGNALRAVKKDLGALVSIESGKILAEGEGEVQEMIDICDFAVGLSRQLYGRTMPSERPGHRMMEQWHPLGLVGIISAFNFPVAVWAWNSALAAVCGDATVWKPSEKTPFTAIATIRLAEKTCRECGVDPALFSLIVGDGATVGTVLAADRRVPLISATGSTPMGRRVGRVVAERLGRSLLELGGNNAVIVTPSADLKLAARALFFGAVGTAGQRCTTTRRLIVHSTVRARLIDELAQAYQTLPIGNPMDPRTLMGPLIDVASVQAMMETIGEIEEGGGRVLWGGRRLSGAHYPGGCYVAPCVAEVGREREVVKRETFAPILYLIDYSEFEEAIAIHNEVPQGLSGAIFTRDLQEAERFLAAAGSDCGIANVNIGTSGAEIGGAFGGEKDTGGGRESGSDSWKAYMRRQTATVNYSDSLPLAQGIQFGGDA, encoded by the coding sequence ATGACAGAATCTTCGGAAAACCATGCCACGGTCGCTGAGATAACCTCGGCGATCTTCAGGCGTCTTGGCGTCGAGCGTGACTCTCCGGGGGTCTTCAATGGCGAATGGTTCGGGAGCGGCGCGTGGCTGGAGAAGCATTCTCCGATCGACGGAAGCCTGATCGGGCGCGTGGCCCAGGGAAGCCGAACGGATTACGAGGCCGTCATCCCCCGGGTCCAGGAGGCGTATGCCACGTGGCGGTCTCTTCCCGCGCCTCGGCGGGGCGATGTCATTCGACAATTCGGAAACGCCCTGCGGGCGGTCAAAAAGGATCTGGGAGCGCTGGTTTCGATCGAGTCGGGCAAGATCCTGGCGGAAGGCGAAGGTGAGGTTCAGGAGATGATCGATATCTGCGACTTCGCCGTCGGCCTTTCGCGTCAGCTCTATGGCCGCACGATGCCCTCGGAGCGTCCCGGTCATCGGATGATGGAGCAGTGGCATCCGCTGGGCCTGGTCGGCATTATTTCGGCCTTCAACTTCCCCGTCGCGGTCTGGGCCTGGAACAGCGCGCTCGCTGCGGTCTGCGGCGATGCCACTGTGTGGAAGCCCTCGGAAAAGACACCCTTCACCGCGATCGCCACGATTCGGCTGGCCGAGAAGACCTGTCGTGAATGTGGGGTGGATCCGGCACTCTTCAGCCTGATTGTGGGTGACGGGGCGACGGTGGGGACCGTGCTGGCGGCAGATCGGCGGGTTCCCCTGATCTCGGCCACGGGTTCGACGCCGATGGGTCGCCGGGTCGGCCGGGTGGTGGCGGAGCGACTGGGCCGTTCGCTCCTTGAGCTGGGTGGCAACAACGCGGTCATCGTGACGCCATCGGCGGATTTGAAGCTGGCCGCACGTGCCCTGTTCTTCGGTGCGGTCGGCACGGCCGGACAACGTTGCACGACCACACGGCGATTGATCGTTCATTCCACGGTTCGCGCCCGTCTGATCGACGAACTTGCGCAGGCCTATCAAACCCTTCCGATCGGCAATCCCATGGATCCGCGGACCCTGATGGGACCATTGATCGATGTCGCGTCGGTTCAGGCCATGATGGAGACGATCGGCGAAATCGAGGAGGGCGGGGGCAGGGTTCTCTGGGGTGGCCGGCGTTTGAGCGGTGCACACTATCCGGGAGGATGCTATGTCGCACCTTGTGTGGCGGAAGTCGGGCGGGAGAGGGAAGTGGTGAAACGCGAGACCTTCGCCCCAATCCTCTACCTGATCGACTACAGTGAGTTCGAAGAGGCCATCGCGATTCACAATGAAGTGCCGCAGGGATTGAGTGGCGCCATCTTCACCCGTGACCTGCAGGAGGCCGAGCGCTTCCTCGCGGCGGCAGGGAGCGACTGCGGTATCGCCAACGTGAATATTGGTACCAGCGGTGCGGAGATCGGGGGTGCCTTCGGTGGTGAGAAGGACACGGGAGGCGGACGGGAAAGCGGAAGTGATTCCTGGAAGGCCTATATGCGCCGGCAGACCGCCACGGTCAATTACTCGGACTCGCTGCCCCTCGCCCAGGGCATTCAGTTTGGTGGAGACGCTTAG
- a CDS encoding HAD domain-containing protein: protein MSKALDDAARAVMAALEKDCCNDLVYGVRTGAGAIAPWPTEPGRFVFLDFDGVLNSEQSVKDLGTRYRFPESTIGALNTLLQQRDTQIVITSTWREVWTLSEIAGFLDRDGVLPGRVVGSTPLLQETRGLEIDAWLRSAPYPVASFVILDDHDDMAMHGGRLVQTDPRVGLTRDLADRAIQLLATPWKLATGPAL, encoded by the coding sequence ATGAGCAAAGCGCTTGATGATGCCGCCAGGGCGGTGATGGCGGCCCTCGAAAAGGATTGCTGCAACGACCTCGTCTATGGAGTTCGCACCGGGGCCGGGGCCATCGCACCGTGGCCGACCGAGCCTGGCAGGTTCGTGTTTCTCGATTTTGACGGTGTGCTGAACTCAGAGCAAAGCGTGAAGGACTTGGGGACCCGTTACCGCTTTCCGGAATCAACCATCGGCGCTCTGAATACCCTGCTTCAACAGCGGGATACACAGATTGTGATCACGAGCACCTGGAGGGAGGTCTGGACTCTGAGCGAGATCGCCGGCTTCCTCGATCGCGATGGCGTGCTGCCCGGCCGGGTGGTCGGGTCAACACCACTTCTCCAAGAGACCCGCGGTCTTGAGATTGATGCGTGGTTGCGTTCCGCGCCTTATCCGGTGGCGTCGTTTGTCATTCTTGACGATCACGATGACATGGCCATGCATGGTGGGCGGCTGGTTCAGACCGATCCGCGAGTTGGCCTCACACGGGATCTGGCGGACCGGGCCATTCAGCTGCTGGCGACACCATGGAAGCTCGCAACCGGTCCCGCCTTATGA